Genomic window (Tripterygium wilfordii isolate XIE 37 chromosome 11, ASM1340144v1, whole genome shotgun sequence):
AATGATCAGTTTGTCTTTCCAAACCCAAAATTGGCTCTAAGCTTGAGTCCTACTCCTAGACCCCGCAACGGGCCTTCATTACATAAATGCTCAGTTAGTTTTATTGGGCCTTGTTTGAACATTGTCGAAGCCCGCTACGGCccttcttgatttattgggctGACTTTGGCTTTTTGAAAGCCTAAAATTTCGCTCATTGGGCTGAAGCTTGAGTTCTAGTCCGCAAGGCAGTAACGGTCCTCCTTCTAGGCGTTTGAACAATCACAGGATCAAACCCTCAACTGTAGCAGTTGCAGACGAGTAACTCCATGGTTATGCAGAGTGAGAGGTACAAGGGTTGAATGTAATGGTGTAAAACCAGAGACAGGTGGAGCTCTCGTTCGTTAGAAGTTGAGATCACTACCTTCAGGGCAGGTTTGTTCCTGCGACCGTCGACTTAAGGTGCgcgttttatcaaatttattgtTAAGACTACAGAAGTCCCAAAATTTATTCGTGATCTCAGTTTCAATTATAACTTTCATTGTAAGTTTGAAATTCAATATGACAATTTGGGAGGACACAGAACTAGGTATGTTCTGCTCCTGGGTTCATCGGGGTTCTACACCTATGCCATTTTCGACCTTTCGAAGGAATGGCCTCCTTTCTGCATTGGCCAAATCAGGCTCGTATTCAAGCTCAGACACGACAAGTAagaatgttttttgttttgtgaatTATCTGGATGATTTTTCCTTCGTATTATGATATGTATTCacattatacatacatacataattaaagaaaaatcagaaaatatGGGTTCGTATTGGAATAGATGAATCTTtgttatatgaaaaaaaatgggGTTTGGCACAGATTTCACTATATGGCCATATCGGACATAAGGCAGAGATACATGCTCCTTCCAGTTGACCGAGACATGCTGAGAGGCCGAATCCTGGCTTATAAAGAGACAGTAAAACTTGTTGATCCTGTGGAGCGTTGGTATAAAGGCGAGGTGGTGTAAATTCTTTGCCTTGCTAAATGTTAGAGAACAAGAAATTTGTTTTAGAGTATTTCTTTGAGAATCATTTTCTTATGCTATGtgtattgatttttttgttgaaataatGTGTTGAATTTAAAGAACTAAATGAATGTTCCATAAATGCGTGATTTTACAACTGTTAAGACCCATTTGAAGTGTCTGTTTGGGATTGTTCAAGATAGCCTTAGTAACACTTCTTGGAATAGCAAAAGctgttttggtttttggttGGTAAATTTTCTAAAGCTACTTGATTTTGGATAAGTTGTTTTAGTGCTTTCGAAGCAAAGTTTGGAAAAGATGCTTCTATGTAGAGTTGTTTGCACCTTCTCCAGAAAGTTGTTCGTATTAAAACTTTTCAGTAATGAAAAACCCTAATGTACTCATCTTAAACCTCTAGATTTGCAAAAAAGCACCTTTATTTGAAACTTCCAATTTACATTGCCAAATGCCTTTTTAGCCAATACTAAGCAGCACTTTTTCCTCTAGCTGAAGCTGAAATTCTACTGCAACTCTAAGCAGAGACCGTATATAATCAACAATACGTTGTGTTATGTGCAGGTGGATGATAAGGACGAATACTCAGATGATAGCATAGTAGCATATACATCAAAGTACATGGCTGGATAGCCACAGACAACCCATCTATTAGTTTTTGGCAAATTGCACCCAGCAATGAGTTCCAATCTGGTGGACCCCAAAACAAGAACTTACCTTCCATGTCGGCCCCACCTGCCTCACTGTAAGCCTGCTGTTGTTTCTGCTTAATTCTTTTTTGAAACATATAATTGGATTTGAAACTGAACATGTGGTTGGGACGAAGAGAGGGAGTCTATTCACCTCAGCTACATGTTAAGTATTGCACATTATAGGAAGTTACGTTGGGTCACAATCCATAATTAGAAACTTGCATGTAGAGGGTTGACTCTTGTGTGTCTTTAATAGTTTCATTGCATTTCGGTATCATAATCATTCTCATGTTGTTTGACTCTAATTAGCTTAACGTTTCCTGATCTATTAACATTCCCAACCTGAAAATGTTGGGGGTTGTGAAACTGCAAGTTCAAGGCCAAAATTTCTTACTGATTGAGAGTGATAACGTCAGTATTTCCTGAGTGGTCACTATGCTGGAGACACAATTGCAAGACATTGAAGGTCTATTCAAGGCCAAAATTTCGATTATCAAGATTGTTCGATTATTTTGAATAATTGGATTGAGAGTGGGTGATCACAAACTCTTCATCTTAAGAAATAGTTTAAATTCCATTTGTTGTGTATGCCATTTGTTTTCTTGACAAAGTATGTTCAGGGAAAGTTGCTTGTGTGCTTTCATGGGGGATTTTCTACATTTATTTCTTCCCAGAACGAGATCTCTTGCCATGAAGCAGAACTACCAAAGTTGGAGATTTACAACTTAAAAGAGGAATCAGCCGCATTAATTTTCATAAAATCATTTGAAGTTTTCTACACCCATATTGAGAAAATATTACTGAGAaggaaatattttttctttatcccATGGAAACTAATTAAACCAGAAAGATATTTGCATGCAATACGTCTTTaaacacacacaatatatatgtatgcatgtgaAAAGCTAAGTGTATGAAATTCTCCTATTTGCATGCAATATGTCTttcctcttccttcttcctttctttttgtcCTTGTCCATCGCATTATCTCCAGGAGTGCGAGTTCATGTTACAGATCAAAATGTATACACTTCGAGCTTTcatcagtttttttttatttttttattttttgttattctcttttTGGAATTGACGTGTGAATTAGTTGAGTAATACTGatcatctcttcttcttttttttgtgcagGTGGTGATGGATAACGGCATTGTTGAGGTCACCTTGGCAAATCCAGGAGGGTTTGTTACTGGAATAAAATACAATGGCATTGACAATTTGCTTGAACTTGAAAATCAAGAATCTAATAGAGGGTACACATCgatcacatatattttcatTCTAGCTAGCTGAACTTGACATTGTTCGTTTTTAGTTGTTGTTACTTGTTATTCAGAAGTGGGATGTGGGATCCCatttattgggatccctatctTTTTGCTTGTCATTGTGGAAAATAGAGAAGTTTGCTTGTAAAAGCTGAATCCCACTTATTGTTTCATTCAACAATTTGTATGAAGGTACTGGGACGTGGTAGGAACTGCAGGACTGGAGAGGTATGCTTTTAGTTTTGTTAAGGGACCTTTTCCTTATTATTATTCCATATTACAAGGACACTGAATGTCTTCAGTTTCAATgaactctctctcttctttgtttttgctaccattttcctttttaaaatttttttttttctttatttctgttgtgctttttttccttgttttttagCTACATGATCCTTTGTTCAATTTCTGAAGTTCATTTgtaaaacaataaaaaagattTGATGGGTCCAATTTAATAATTAGCTTATAAATTAAATGGACGGAATTATTTTTCAACAAATCTGAGATTAGAGCATAGCCCACGGTATCATGGGCCTTTCAAGTTTAAATTATTGGAAGGCTTTCAAagcacaaatcaacacataGGCTAGCCCAAAATATGGTGAAATGGGCCTTAATAGTCCGTTGGAGAAAAATGTTTGAAAACTTTCGGCCCGGCCCATCATGGTCTTCTTTCGTCTTTCGAGATTCGGCACATTTGTACGTGTATTCCCAAATTCGACACGAACAATTGATCAGCCGGACTGTTTGAAATATGCAGCGTCAAAGGGTCATTGTTCAAGGTGATCGTGCAAGACGAGGGACGAGTAGAAGTCTCCTTCATCAGAAGCTGGGATCAATCCCTTCAGGGCAGGCTTGTTCCTGTGAGCATTGATTTAAGGTGTTTGATTTCTCAAAACTCATTATAATCACATCTCAATTTCTTTGTTTAGTGTCAAAATCTGACTATGAGGATCACAAATAATTAGGTATGTTATGCTCAAGGATTCATCGGGGTTCTACTCCTACGCCATTTTCGACCACCTGAAGCAATGGCCTTCTTTCTGGATTTCACAAATCAGGCTTGTATTCAAGCCCAGACAGGACAAGTAAGTCAAATAATTTTGTTTATACCATCGCATTATCAcgttattttgaattttttttttcaaacttatGGATTCCGAaatgtttttgtgaaaattttGGATTTGGGTTGGATTTGTATAGATTTCACTATATGGCAATATCAGACAAAATGCAGCGGTACATGCCAACTGCTGCTGACCGAGACCCACCGAGAGGCCAGGCCCTCGACTATAAAGAAGCAGTACTACTTGTGAATCCTGTGGATCCTCAATTTAAAGGAGAGGTACTGCTTGGATCAACGTTTGTATGACTCTCTCTCGGTATCCAAAATTTGTTGGGAatgttatatttatatatgggtTACGGtgccttttgagttttgatttgaaaattggATTCCTCCTGCATGTCAGCATGTAATCTAAAAGATGCTTATGAGTCTGCAATCACAATTTCAAAATCACGATCGCAGAAGTAAAGTCACTTGgactaaaattttcaattgtgCAATAGAATTATGCAAACTAGTTCCATTGACGGTGCAATCAATCGCTCAACCAAAAGAAGCCTATGACATATTAGTATGTGGACACTATGTATCTATGTTGCAATATCTTTACTACCTTGTGTTATTATACACGCAGGTGGATGATAAGTATGAATATTCAGTGGAAAGCAAAGACATTAAGGTGCATGGGTGGGTAGTCACAGACACGCCATCAGTTGGGTTCTGGCAAATTACACCCAGCAATGAGTTCAGATCAGGTGGACCCAACAAACAAGAACTTACCTCCCATGTTGGCCCTACCTGCCTCACAGTAAGTCACACCatattttctctgttttttttctcccttgttTAAGTTCTTTTGAAGTAAGGGAGGCTGGGAGGGAAGTTTATGAGTAATCAAAAATGATATAATCAGGACTTTCTGAGCAGTCACTATGTGGGAGGAGAGTATATAACACTACAAGTTGCGGCCAACGAACCATGGAATAAAGTATATGGTCCTGTTTTTATATATCTTAATTCTGGACCTGCTGGAGGTACCCCATCTCAGCTTTGGGAGGATGCTGGCAGACAGGTATATATATTTTAGCAAAAGAAGCAATTTCTCTTTGAAATCCATGTATACATGATGGATGGTAAATTGTGCACATTGGATTCCAGATTTTCAATTGATTTCTATGATAGATTCATGTGGTCAGCCTCGAATTGTTTGGACAAAGGCTTTAATGGTGTACATTATAGATGTAGAAAactaacacttttttttttttttgctttagatGCAAACTGAAGTTCAAAACTGGCCCTACGGTTTTCCAGCTTCAGAAGATTTTCCAAAATTAAATCAAAGAGGCAGCATCGACGGTAGATTACAAGTTCGAGATAGGTGTGTCTCTGCCAAACCTTCAAAAGCTAGTGATTAATTTTTTTGGCCATAGttcttattattttaaaaagcaTGCTAGATATGCATCCAATGAATGTTGAAGAAATAGATTTCTTTTTTCAGCTTGATTGGGAAAGGTTTGTTTGCTAATTGATCTTATTTTTATCTTACTTGTCTTGGCATCATGATAAGGTGATCCTCATCATgaataaaaaggtaaacaactctagTGCACAAGGTTCCCGCAATGGGCGCTTTGTAGGACAGCAAGATGTAATAGAAATATAGAATATTAATAGTTTTCAATAATAACGAGAGAAGTGACTAGATTAATGCACATAATACTTCATCCTGactatttttttccttggtACGGATGGAGTTGATATAAGACATTACATTTGTTTAGATATGCAAGAAATGTAGAAGTACCTGCTAGCAATGCTTATGTGGGGTTGGCACTTCCTGGAGCTGCTGGTTCTTGGCAAACAGAGAGCAAGGTGATCACAATTTTCTTTGCATTATTGTAATATATGGTCGGTCATGTTCTACGACATAAATATAATACTGGTCATCCAAGCTTGCATGGTTGCACCTTATGGCAAAACATGACTATTAGCAATAGAAAACAGTATGTAACGGATATACATGGTAATGTAAAACAGCCTTGTCTAATTTGTTAACAGGGCTATCAATTCTGGACAACAACAGATGAGAACGGAGACTTCTCCATTAAGAGTGTAAGGCCTGGAAACTATAATCTATATGCATGGGTACCTGGCTTCATTGGAGATTACAAGTACGATACTGTCATCAACATAACTCCAGGTCTTAAATTTTCTTTGTCAACTCTGAGTCTTTACCAGCTATTGATGTATAAACAAATGTAATCTTGACTGCTAATTAACATGTGAAGCAGGCTCAAATGTACAAGTTAATAATCTTGTATATGAACCTTTGAGGGATGGTCCCACATTGTGGGAGATAGGCATCCCTGATCGATCTGTGGAAGAGTTTTACATTCCTGATCCTGGACCCAATTATATCAACAAACTTTATGTCAATGATGCTGCTGACAGGTTAGTCGTCTTATATATTGTAATAAGAAGAAATCCTACGCATTTGATGagctgattttgtttttaacatTTATAATAATTAGTGGTATCAATCTGACAGATTAGGCTTCTTATCATTCGTTCTCCTTTCATTTGTAGGTTCAGACAATATGGATTATGGGAAAAAT
Coding sequences:
- the LOC120009185 gene encoding rhamnogalacturonate lyase-like, encoding MDNGIVEVTLANPGGFVTGIKYNGIDNLLELENQESNRGYWDVVGTAGLESVKGSLFKVIVQDEGRVEVSFIRSWDQSLQGRLVPVSIDLRYVMLKDSSGFYSYAIFDHLKQWPSFWISQIRLVFKPRQDKFHYMAISDKMQRYMPTAADRDPPRGQALDYKEAVLLVNPVDPQFKGEVDDKYEYSVESKDIKVHGWVVTDTPSVGFWQITPSNEFRSGGPNKQELTSHVGPTCLTDFLSSHYVGGEYITLQVAANEPWNKVYGPVFIYLNSGPAGGTPSQLWEDAGRQMQTEVQNWPYGFPASEDFPKLNQRGSIDGRLQVRDRYARNVEVPASNAYVGLALPGAAGSWQTESKGYQFWTTTDENGDFSIKSVRPGNYNLYAWVPGFIGDYKYDTVINITPGSNVQVNNLVYEPLRDGPTLWEIGIPDRSVEEFYIPDPGPNYINKLYVNDAADRFRQYGLWEKYAELYPRGDMVFTVGTSDYRKDWFYAQVTRKISANKFQGTTWQIKFKLAQVDDRKTYKLRVAIAGAELSHLQVRVNNPNGTPVFSSGLFGRDNSIARHGIHGLYFLFNIDVPGAQLVVGDNTIFLTQPSSNGAFQGIMYDYIRLEGPPL